A stretch of Rhizobium sp. TH2 DNA encodes these proteins:
- a CDS encoding TetR/AcrR family transcriptional regulator, producing the protein MVKPRSETMRENRAKLIGAGRQAFAESGYAAASMDELTARVGLTRGALYKNFGDKRGLLAAVVDQIDTEMASRAQDIGARAADEWQALLAEGAAYIEMALDPEVQRIVLLDGPAVLGDPSLWPSQNSCLQVTRSALERLMAKGIIKPLDAEAAARLVSGAALNAALWVAASEDPQAVLPKAVEAFRALAEGLLLLGRSNEQL; encoded by the coding sequence ATGGTCAAACCACGTAGCGAAACGATGCGGGAAAACCGTGCCAAGCTCATTGGGGCTGGACGGCAGGCGTTTGCGGAAAGTGGCTACGCAGCGGCATCCATGGACGAGCTGACGGCCCGTGTCGGCCTGACGCGAGGTGCGCTTTACAAGAATTTTGGCGACAAGCGCGGGCTTCTGGCGGCGGTTGTCGATCAGATCGATACGGAAATGGCGTCGCGCGCCCAGGACATCGGCGCACGGGCGGCTGATGAATGGCAGGCCCTGTTGGCAGAAGGCGCTGCCTATATCGAGATGGCGCTTGATCCGGAAGTTCAACGAATCGTGCTTCTCGACGGGCCGGCCGTACTGGGAGACCCGTCGCTATGGCCGAGCCAGAACAGTTGTCTTCAAGTGACAAGAAGCGCTCTTGAGCGCCTCATGGCGAAAGGCATAATCAAGCCGCTTGACGCGGAAGCGGCTGCGCGACTGGTCAGTGGTGCGGCGCTCAATGCTGCTCTCTGGGTCGCAGCGAGCGAAGATCCGCAAGCCGTGCTGCCAAAAGCGGTCGAAGCCTTTCGTGCCTTGGCTGAAGGATTGTTGTTACTGGGGCGTTCGAACGAACAGCTCTGA
- a CDS encoding carnitinyl-CoA dehydratase — translation MTDEPIKTRREGGILEVTIDRPKANAIDLITSRIMGKIFADFRDDESLRVAIITGAGPKFFCPGWDLKAAAAGDAVDGDYGVGGFGGMQELRDLNKPVIGAINGICCGGGLEIALSTDMILAAEHATFALPEIRSGTVADAASIKLPKRIPYHIAMDMLFTGRWLDATEAHRWGFVNEILPADKLMDRAWELARLLESGPPLVYAAIKEVVREAEGNKFQDTMNKITRRQLKTVDVLYGSEDNLEGARAFAEKRDPVWKGK, via the coding sequence ATGACCGACGAACCGATCAAGACACGCCGCGAGGGCGGTATTCTCGAAGTCACCATCGACCGGCCGAAGGCCAATGCCATCGACCTGATCACATCGCGCATCATGGGCAAGATCTTCGCCGATTTCCGCGATGACGAGAGCCTGCGCGTCGCCATCATCACCGGCGCCGGCCCGAAATTCTTCTGCCCCGGCTGGGACCTGAAGGCGGCTGCCGCGGGAGATGCGGTCGATGGCGACTACGGCGTCGGTGGCTTCGGCGGCATGCAGGAACTGCGCGACCTCAACAAGCCTGTTATCGGGGCGATCAACGGCATCTGCTGCGGCGGCGGGCTTGAGATCGCGCTGTCCACGGACATGATCCTCGCCGCCGAACACGCGACCTTCGCGCTGCCGGAGATCCGGTCCGGCACGGTGGCCGACGCCGCCTCGATCAAGCTGCCGAAGCGCATCCCCTACCACATCGCAATGGACATGCTGTTCACCGGCCGTTGGCTCGACGCGACCGAGGCGCATCGCTGGGGCTTCGTCAACGAAATCCTGCCCGCCGACAAGCTGATGGACCGCGCCTGGGAACTCGCCCGCCTGCTCGAAAGCGGCCCGCCGCTGGTCTACGCCGCGATCAAGGAAGTCGTGCGCGAGGCCGAGGGCAACAAGTTCCAGGACACCATGAACAAAATCACCCGCCGGCAGTTGAAGACGGTCGATGTGCTCTATGGCAGCGAGGACAATCTCGAGGGTGCAAGGGCATTTGCGGAAAAGCGAGATCCGGTGTGGAAGGGGAAGTGA
- a CDS encoding acetate--CoA ligase family protein yields MVKQLAEGALSRLIRPKSIATFGGKEAGRVVEQCRKMGYTGDIWPVHPTKDEVHGYKCYRSVADLPHAPDAAFVGVNRTLTIEIMRQLSERGAGGAICYASGFSEAVAELADGHDLQAQLVEAAGDMAVVGPNCYGFINMLDGALLWPDQHGMIRTERGVAVLTQSSNIACNVSMQMRGLPLAYLMTAGNQAQTGLSALAVAALEDPRVTAVGLHIEGFDDIETLELLGRRARELKKPVVALKMGKSEAAQKATVSHTASLAGNDKVSGAVLERLGIGRVNSLPELLETLKLLHVSGPLETNEISSMSCSGGEASLIADSAVGRKVDFRDLKPEQLQVLRETLGQMVTLSNPLDYHTFVWGNGEKQTTAFTTMMQGDYALNLIILDFPRSDRCDPADWMTTVNAIIAAKKATGANAGVVASMGENLPEDVAFTLVANDVTPFMGIDEALVAAETAHAIHKAWSAPAPAPLLKADASEGEDATLSEYESKQALMPFGLPVPKGKLTATSEEAAKAAAEIGFPVALKGSGVAHKTEAGAVKLNLKSEADVIEAAKAMAGVAKGFLVEQMAAKPVAELIIGALRDPVTGPVLTIGAGGILVELMDDSAVITLPTTKADIERAIGGLKITKLLIGYRGQAKGDMAALIDAVSAAADFVIANAADIEELDINPLMVLPEGQGVVAADALVRIRR; encoded by the coding sequence ATGGTGAAGCAGCTCGCAGAAGGCGCCCTCTCCCGACTGATCCGACCGAAATCCATCGCCACTTTCGGCGGCAAGGAAGCCGGTCGCGTCGTCGAACAATGCAGGAAGATGGGCTATACCGGTGACATCTGGCCGGTCCACCCGACCAAGGACGAGGTGCACGGCTACAAATGCTACCGCTCCGTCGCCGACCTGCCTCATGCACCCGATGCCGCCTTCGTCGGTGTCAATCGCACGCTGACGATCGAGATCATGCGCCAGCTCTCCGAGCGCGGCGCGGGCGGCGCGATCTGCTACGCCTCGGGCTTTTCCGAAGCGGTCGCGGAACTCGCCGATGGCCATGACCTGCAGGCGCAGCTGGTCGAGGCCGCCGGCGACATGGCCGTGGTCGGCCCCAATTGCTACGGCTTCATCAACATGCTGGATGGTGCGCTGCTCTGGCCCGACCAGCACGGCATGATCCGCACCGAGCGCGGCGTTGCTGTCCTCACCCAGTCATCCAACATCGCCTGCAACGTCTCCATGCAGATGCGTGGCCTGCCGCTCGCCTATCTCATGACCGCCGGCAACCAGGCCCAGACCGGCCTTTCCGCGCTCGCCGTCGCCGCCCTCGAAGACCCGCGCGTCACCGCTGTCGGCCTGCATATCGAAGGCTTCGACGACATCGAGACGCTGGAACTGCTCGGCCGCCGCGCCCGCGAGTTGAAAAAACCGGTCGTCGCGCTCAAGATGGGCAAGTCGGAAGCCGCGCAGAAGGCCACCGTCTCCCACACCGCATCGCTTGCCGGCAATGACAAGGTCTCCGGCGCAGTGCTCGAACGTCTCGGCATCGGCCGCGTCAACTCGCTGCCGGAACTGCTTGAAACACTGAAGCTTTTGCATGTTTCGGGACCGTTGGAGACCAACGAGATTTCCTCGATGAGCTGCTCCGGCGGCGAAGCCTCGCTGATCGCCGACAGCGCCGTCGGCCGCAAGGTGGATTTCCGCGACTTGAAACCCGAACAGCTTCAGGTGCTCCGCGAAACGCTCGGCCAGATGGTGACGCTTTCGAACCCGCTCGACTACCACACCTTCGTTTGGGGCAATGGCGAGAAGCAGACCACCGCGTTTACGACGATGATGCAGGGCGACTATGCGCTAAACCTTATCATCCTAGATTTCCCGCGCTCGGATCGCTGCGACCCAGCCGACTGGATGACGACGGTCAATGCCATCATCGCGGCAAAGAAGGCCACAGGCGCCAATGCTGGTGTCGTCGCCTCAATGGGCGAGAACCTGCCTGAGGATGTTGCCTTCACGCTGGTCGCCAATGACGTCACGCCGTTTATGGGCATCGACGAGGCATTGGTCGCGGCCGAGACGGCGCATGCAATCCATAAGGCATGGTCGGCACCCGCCCCCGCGCCACTTCTGAAGGCCGACGCCTCCGAAGGTGAAGATGCGACGCTCAGCGAATACGAATCCAAGCAGGCGCTGATGCCGTTCGGCCTGCCGGTTCCCAAGGGCAAGCTGACGGCGACATCAGAGGAAGCCGCGAAGGCTGCCGCCGAGATCGGTTTTCCCGTCGCACTTAAAGGCTCCGGCGTGGCTCACAAGACCGAGGCCGGCGCCGTCAAGCTCAACCTCAAGTCCGAGGCCGACGTCATCGAAGCTGCGAAGGCCATGGCCGGTGTCGCCAAAGGTTTCCTCGTCGAGCAGATGGCCGCCAAGCCGGTGGCCGAACTGATCATCGGCGCGCTCCGCGATCCCGTCACGGGTCCCGTTCTCACCATCGGCGCCGGCGGTATCCTGGTCGAACTGATGGACGATTCCGCTGTTATCACCTTGCCGACGACCAAGGCGGATATCGAAAGGGCCATCGGCGGGCTGAAAATCACCAAGCTGCTGATAGGTTATCGCGGCCAGGCCAAGGGTGACATGGCGGCACTCATCGACGCGGTTTCCGCCGCTGCCGATTTCGTCATCGCCAACGCGGCGGATATCGAGGAGCTGGACATCAATCCGCTGATGGTGCTGCCTGAAGGCCAGGGCGTCGTCGCTGCGGATGCGTTGGTGCGGATCAGAAGATAG
- a CDS encoding RidA family protein yields the protein MTQREAIFPANRHSLYEAHGYSAAIRSGDLLFVSGQVGSREDGTPEPDFESQVRLAFSNLEATLKAAGGGFDDIVDVTSFHTDPENQFATLMAVKQEVFNTKPYPNWTALGVNWLAGFDFEIKVIARIPAAA from the coding sequence ATGACCCAACGAGAAGCAATCTTCCCCGCAAACCGGCATAGCCTCTATGAAGCGCACGGCTATTCCGCCGCCATCCGATCCGGCGATCTCCTGTTCGTGTCCGGACAAGTGGGCAGCCGCGAAGATGGAACGCCCGAGCCCGATTTCGAAAGCCAGGTCCGTCTGGCCTTCAGCAACCTGGAGGCTACGCTGAAAGCCGCTGGAGGCGGTTTCGACGATATCGTCGATGTGACCAGCTTCCACACCGACCCGGAAAACCAGTTCGCAACCCTGATGGCTGTGAAGCAGGAAGTTTTCAACACGAAGCCTTATCCCAACTGGACGGCGCTTGGCGTGAACTGGCTGGCGGGCTTCGATTTCGAGATCAAGGTCATCGCGCGCATTCCAGCGGCAGCTTGA